In Anaerolineales bacterium, the following are encoded in one genomic region:
- a CDS encoding MFS transporter: MARLRSQAALISAGGRWVGDLPKQARASLRWFWFDGAFALGSDSIINAYLVLFAVALGASSAQIGLLGALSGLGAALALLPGAFLSERFGVRKQIVLVAGGAVGRIVILLLLLIPFFLRGEAAVHLAIALVVLRDTAGNLSLPAWTSLAADIVPLGQRGRYFSSRTIAQTVAGMAAAFAAGWIINQEGFPAGYQWAFGLAFLSGGASWFCFSRIQDPSPRPSPRVPPAGPSPILGSVLAHPVFLALCLHSAVWNFSLNVAAPFFNVYLVRDLKATMIQVGLLTAAMSLSSLPALRIFGPLADRWGPRRIVLITSLLIPALPLAWIIVPSPGYVLWINLASGALWSGFTMCVLNLLMQISPRSERARFTAIHQIVVALSLALGSLAGGAVVTAFGYKAVFALSAIGRFAAALIFARFVTEKAAGGTPSGPG; this comes from the coding sequence TTGGCCCGCCTGCGAAGCCAAGCCGCCCTGATCAGCGCCGGCGGCCGTTGGGTGGGCGATCTGCCGAAACAAGCGCGGGCGTCCCTGCGTTGGTTCTGGTTCGACGGCGCGTTCGCCCTCGGAAGCGATTCGATCATCAACGCCTATCTGGTGTTGTTCGCCGTGGCGCTCGGCGCAAGTTCCGCACAGATCGGGCTGCTCGGCGCCCTTTCCGGCCTTGGCGCGGCGCTAGCCCTCCTGCCCGGGGCGTTCCTCTCAGAACGCTTCGGGGTGCGCAAGCAAATCGTCCTGGTTGCCGGCGGCGCGGTCGGACGGATCGTGATCCTGCTCCTCCTGCTGATCCCATTCTTCCTGCGGGGGGAAGCCGCGGTGCATCTGGCGATTGCGCTGGTCGTCCTGCGGGATACAGCCGGCAACCTTTCGCTCCCGGCCTGGACTTCCCTGGCCGCCGATATCGTCCCGCTCGGCCAGCGCGGGCGCTACTTCTCCTCACGCACGATCGCTCAAACCGTCGCCGGCATGGCCGCCGCCTTCGCCGCCGGCTGGATCATCAACCAGGAAGGGTTTCCCGCCGGATACCAATGGGCGTTTGGGTTGGCCTTCCTGTCCGGCGGCGCCTCCTGGTTCTGCTTCTCGCGGATCCAGGATCCCTCGCCCCGGCCTTCGCCCCGCGTTCCGCCCGCCGGACCGTCGCCGATCCTCGGCAGCGTCCTCGCCCATCCCGTCTTCCTCGCCTTGTGCCTGCACAGCGCCGTGTGGAATTTTTCGCTCAATGTCGCCGCCCCGTTTTTCAACGTCTACCTGGTTCGCGATCTAAAGGCGACGATGATCCAAGTCGGACTGCTCACCGCCGCCATGAGCCTTTCCAGCCTGCCGGCCTTGCGGATCTTCGGCCCGCTCGCCGACCGCTGGGGGCCGCGGCGGATCGTTCTGATCACCAGCCTGCTGATCCCCGCCCTTCCGCTGGCCTGGATTATCGTCCCCTCCCCCGGATACGTCCTGTGGATCAACCTTGCCTCGGGAGCGCTGTGGTCGGGGTTTACGATGTGCGTCCTAAACCTGCTGATGCAGATCAGCCCGCGCTCCGAGCGGGCGCGCTTTACCGCCATCCACCAGATCGTCGTCGCCCTATCGCTGGCCCTCGGCTCCCTCGCCGGCGGCGCCGTGGTGACGGCCTTCGGCTACAAGGCGGTGTTCGCGCTGTCCGCCATCGGCCGCTTCGCCGCGGCGCTGATCTTCGCCCGCTTCGTCACCGAGAAAGCGGCCGGGGGCACGCCGTCCGGCCCCGGATGA
- a CDS encoding cyclic-di-AMP receptor, with protein sequence MASNKSVDRVAIIILQGGTADELTRRLTQAGFQVTIIESRGGFILEPSSTLLIGFSGADQNILLEHVRSLCATHKRLVPVQPDGSLLPTLPLMIEAEVGGAFLVAFPVERFIQL encoded by the coding sequence ATGGCATCGAATAAATCCGTCGACCGCGTGGCCATCATCATCCTGCAAGGAGGAACCGCCGACGAACTCACCCGCCGGCTGACCCAAGCCGGATTCCAAGTCACGATCATCGAAAGCCGCGGCGGCTTCATCCTGGAACCCTCCTCCACCCTCTTGATCGGCTTTTCCGGCGCGGATCAAAACATCCTGCTTGAGCATGTCCGCAGCCTGTGCGCCACCCACAAACGGCTGGTCCCGGTCCAGCCCGACGGTTCGCTCCTGCCCACTCTGCCGCTGATGATCGAAGCCGAGGTCGGAGGCGCTTTTCTGGTTGCGTTTCCCGTCGAACGATTCATCCAACTCTGA
- a CDS encoding cyclic-di-AMP receptor: MKLLICVIRDIDDPALTDRLTERGFRFTRIASTGGFLRKGNVTLLIGIPEDKLEEIVEIFRRTCCPAESGQNRAILFVVDSPVFEQI, translated from the coding sequence ATGAAACTTCTCATATGTGTCATCCGCGATATCGACGATCCGGCGCTCACCGACCGCCTGACCGAACGGGGCTTTCGGTTCACGCGCATCGCCTCCACCGGCGGCTTTTTGCGAAAAGGCAATGTCACCCTTCTAATCGGCATCCCCGAAGACAAGCTGGAAGAGATCGTGGAAATCTTCCGCCGGACCTGTTGTCCGGCCGAATCAGGCCAGAACCGCGCCATCCTGTTCGTTGTCGATTCGCCCGTCTTCGAGCAGATCTGA